Proteins encoded in a region of the Frondihabitans sp. 762G35 genome:
- a CDS encoding MSMEG_0568 family radical SAM protein, giving the protein MTITNGGALSTRVDIAIRGIRVAAPVHREGGAGPSDDGHVLFQGMQSAIPVDQNSPYLVDDGKLLLDGEDTGLEVSPVDRPRFYDLATADGVSYEKIARLHGAKVLATTVVQTCIRYDPAERCRFCSIEESLRSGATVAVKTPTMIAEVAEAAWRLDGVEQMVMTTGTSNGRDRGATHLARCVRAVKRAVPDLMIQVQCEPPADLRTITDLYEAGARSIGIHVESMDDRVRRRWMPGKSRVPLDEYRAAWREAVRVFGRNQVSTYLLVGLGEDPDEMVDSARELIEMGVYPFVVPFRPLQGTLATDVDGATAPGRSVLHDITVRVSEALVAAGMRGSDQKAGCAACGACSALQTAGG; this is encoded by the coding sequence ATGACGATCACGAACGGCGGGGCCCTCTCGACCCGGGTCGACATCGCGATCCGCGGGATCCGGGTGGCGGCTCCGGTGCACCGGGAGGGCGGGGCGGGGCCGAGCGACGACGGCCACGTCCTGTTCCAGGGCATGCAGTCGGCGATCCCCGTCGACCAGAACAGTCCGTACCTCGTCGACGACGGGAAGCTCCTGCTCGACGGCGAGGACACCGGCCTCGAGGTGTCGCCGGTCGACCGGCCCCGCTTCTACGACCTGGCCACTGCCGACGGCGTCTCCTACGAGAAGATCGCGCGGCTCCACGGCGCCAAGGTGCTGGCGACCACGGTCGTCCAGACCTGCATCCGGTACGACCCCGCTGAACGGTGCCGCTTCTGCTCGATCGAGGAGTCGCTGCGCTCGGGAGCCACCGTCGCGGTCAAGACACCCACGATGATCGCCGAGGTCGCGGAGGCCGCCTGGCGCCTCGACGGCGTCGAGCAGATGGTCATGACCACGGGGACGTCCAACGGACGGGATCGGGGCGCCACCCACCTCGCCCGGTGCGTCCGCGCCGTCAAGCGGGCGGTGCCGGACCTCATGATCCAGGTGCAGTGCGAACCGCCCGCCGACCTCCGCACCATCACGGACCTGTACGAGGCGGGCGCCCGCTCGATCGGCATCCACGTCGAGTCGATGGACGACCGCGTCCGGCGCCGCTGGATGCCGGGTAAGTCCCGGGTCCCGCTCGATGAGTACCGGGCCGCCTGGCGCGAGGCCGTGCGCGTCTTCGGACGCAACCAGGTGTCGACCTACCTGCTCGTCGGGCTGGGCGAGGACCCCGACGAGATGGTCGACTCCGCCCGCGAGCTGATCGAGATGGGCGTCTACCCGTTCGTCGTGCCGTTCCGCCCGCTCCAGGGGACGCTCGCGACCGACGTGGACGGCGCCACCGCCCCCGGGCGGTCCGTGCTGCACGACATCACGGTGCGCGTCTCGGAAGCGCTCGTCGCCGCCGGCATGCGCGGCTCCGACCAGAAGGCAGGATGCGCGGCCTGCGGCGCCTGCTCCGCTCTCCAGACGGCCGGGGGCTGA
- a CDS encoding MSMEG_0567/sll0787 family protein, with amino-acid sequence MTLIDVPALMGQAPARPAPALEFLVVRADAADVAAYRRLRHDAFVDEQGLFAGTDRDGLDDDPRTVVLVARASGGTVVGGVRIAPATPRDIGWWTGSRLVVAPSARSAAGIGSALVSAASALAEQLGVIRFDATVQTRSSVLFRRLGWQETGSTVVGGVDHLTMRWPIDRYQRLVDATKAHLAVLLEPHSACGDAADASLGGPGWVGDDGAPVPGTDVIAACDAILPSMVERDPEWAGWCGVLVNVNDLTAMGATATGLLDAVAGRDAAFVRRVMSGLRKASAAWGIPILGGHTQVGVPASLTVTALGRTSHPVPGGGGRFGDRLSLTADLAGDWRVGHHGSQWNSTEIRRSSELQELAATVARARPAAAKDVSMAGLVGTAGMLAEASGYGAVIDVDAVPAPASAALGDWLSCFPGFAMLTADRPGRSRMASELAATAEMGSLTLERGVRLRWPDGVETAAVEGTVTGLGVAGVAR; translated from the coding sequence GTGACCCTGATCGACGTGCCGGCGCTCATGGGGCAGGCACCCGCCCGCCCGGCCCCCGCCCTCGAGTTCCTGGTCGTGCGGGCCGACGCCGCCGACGTCGCGGCCTATCGCCGCCTCCGGCACGACGCCTTCGTCGACGAGCAGGGCCTCTTCGCGGGCACCGACCGCGATGGGCTGGACGACGATCCGCGCACCGTGGTGCTCGTCGCCCGGGCATCCGGCGGGACCGTCGTCGGGGGCGTGCGGATCGCTCCCGCGACCCCGCGGGACATCGGCTGGTGGACCGGCAGCCGACTCGTCGTCGCCCCCTCCGCCCGGAGCGCGGCCGGCATCGGGTCGGCCCTGGTCAGCGCCGCCAGCGCCCTCGCGGAGCAGCTCGGCGTGATCCGGTTCGACGCGACGGTGCAGACGCGGTCGTCGGTCCTGTTCCGGCGCCTCGGCTGGCAGGAGACGGGGTCCACCGTCGTCGGAGGCGTCGACCACCTCACCATGCGCTGGCCGATCGACCGCTACCAGCGCCTCGTCGACGCAACCAAGGCGCACCTCGCGGTGCTCCTCGAACCGCACTCGGCCTGTGGCGACGCGGCCGACGCGTCGCTCGGCGGCCCCGGCTGGGTCGGCGACGACGGGGCTCCCGTACCCGGGACGGACGTCATCGCCGCGTGCGACGCGATCCTGCCCTCCATGGTCGAGCGCGACCCGGAGTGGGCCGGCTGGTGCGGCGTGCTCGTCAACGTCAACGACCTCACCGCCATGGGCGCCACGGCCACCGGACTCCTCGACGCCGTCGCGGGTCGCGACGCGGCGTTCGTGCGCCGCGTGATGTCGGGTCTCCGGAAGGCGTCCGCCGCCTGGGGCATCCCGATCCTCGGCGGCCACACGCAGGTCGGAGTCCCCGCGTCGCTCACGGTCACCGCCCTCGGGCGCACGTCGCACCCCGTCCCCGGCGGCGGCGGACGCTTCGGCGATCGGCTCTCGCTCACCGCGGACCTCGCGGGCGACTGGCGCGTCGGACACCACGGCTCCCAGTGGAACTCCACCGAGATCCGCCGATCCTCCGAGCTGCAGGAGCTCGCGGCCACCGTCGCGAGAGCCCGCCCCGCCGCCGCCAAGGACGTCAGCATGGCCGGCCTCGTCGGTACGGCCGGGATGCTCGCCGAGGCCAGCGGCTACGGCGCGGTGATCGACGTCGACGCGGTCCCGGCTCCGGCGTCGGCGGCCCTGGGCGACTGGCTCTCCTGCTTCCCCGGCTTCGCGATGCTCACCGCGGACCGTCCCGGGCGGTCGCGCATGGCGTCGGAGCTGGCGGCCACGGCCGAGATGGGGTCTCTGACCCTGGAGCGGGGCGTCCGCCTGCGGTGGCCCGACGGCGTCGAGACGGCGGCCGTCGAGGGGACCGTGACCGGGCTCGGGGTGGCGGGGGTCGCGCGCTAG
- the lgt gene encoding prolipoprotein diacylglyceryl transferase, which produces MLAAAGIPSPPISFVQVGPLTVHFYALCLLVGMIIAVAVTNRRLVRRGVESGKVIDIALWTIPIGLVGGRLYHVVTHPTDYFAAGDNLWNIFAIWEGGLAIFGSILFGTIGTYIGCRRAGVRFLTFADALAPGLLLAQAFGRLGNYFNQELYGSPTTLPWGLQISSSSPAYPPNTPPGTLFQPLFLYEMIWNIGGALLLIFLLERRFAFHRGQAIGFYFLWYGAARAVLESMRDDPTEFYFAGLKINEDVAILAAVVGLVLILVCRRRQPVALPEPVTAARAGVS; this is translated from the coding sequence GTGCTGGCTGCCGCAGGAATCCCTTCTCCACCCATCAGCTTCGTCCAGGTCGGCCCGCTGACGGTCCACTTCTACGCTCTCTGCCTCCTCGTCGGGATGATCATCGCCGTCGCGGTCACCAACCGGCGGCTCGTCCGGCGAGGCGTCGAATCCGGCAAGGTCATCGACATCGCCCTCTGGACGATCCCGATCGGCCTCGTGGGCGGCCGGCTCTACCACGTCGTCACGCACCCGACCGATTACTTCGCCGCCGGCGACAACCTCTGGAACATCTTCGCGATCTGGGAGGGCGGACTCGCCATCTTCGGGTCGATCCTCTTCGGGACCATCGGCACCTACATCGGCTGCCGCCGGGCCGGGGTCCGCTTCCTGACCTTCGCCGACGCCCTGGCCCCCGGGCTGCTCCTCGCGCAGGCCTTCGGCCGGCTCGGCAACTACTTCAACCAGGAGCTCTACGGCAGCCCGACGACGCTGCCGTGGGGGCTCCAGATCAGTTCGAGCAGCCCCGCCTACCCGCCGAACACCCCGCCCGGGACCCTGTTCCAGCCGCTGTTCCTCTACGAGATGATCTGGAACATCGGCGGCGCGCTCCTGCTGATCTTCCTCCTCGAGCGCCGTTTCGCGTTCCACCGCGGACAGGCGATCGGCTTCTACTTCCTCTGGTACGGAGCCGCCCGGGCCGTCCTCGAGTCGATGCGCGACGACCCCACGGAGTTCTACTTCGCCGGCCTCAAGATCAACGAGGACGTCGCCATCCTGGCCGCCGTGGTCGGCCTCGTCCTGATCCTCGTCTGCCGTCGACGGCAGCCCGTCGCGCTTCCGGAGCCCGTGACGGCAGCGCGCGCGGGGGTGTCGTGA
- a CDS encoding LysR family transcriptional regulator, with protein MTEAVPDLVTLRILAAIGATGTFGRAAESVGLSQQAASSRIRAAESLLGFTLVDRTPQGSALTPRGRLVAEWAAPVLEAADHLALSLRSLRPSASAVLTVAASQTIAEHFLPRWMAAFQERAGAGATLRLASGNSAFVIDQVRRGEAAIGLIETPEIPNDLASATIREDSLVVVVSPQHPWAARAEPLAAAELAATPLIVREAGSGTRRTLELALNALGQEQPMPEPRAVLSTTSAIRAAVAAGVAPAVVSLATVEDDLARGILRRVPVTGLALTRPLTALWRRSLPLPPLAEDLFATLRA; from the coding sequence GTGACCGAAGCCGTCCCCGATCTCGTCACGCTGCGCATCCTGGCGGCCATCGGAGCGACGGGCACATTCGGACGCGCCGCGGAGAGCGTCGGCCTGTCGCAGCAGGCCGCGTCGTCGCGGATCCGGGCTGCCGAGAGCCTGCTCGGCTTCACCCTCGTCGACCGGACACCGCAGGGGTCGGCGCTCACTCCTCGGGGCCGGCTCGTGGCGGAGTGGGCCGCGCCCGTCCTCGAGGCCGCCGACCACCTGGCCCTCTCGCTCCGGTCCCTGCGACCGTCGGCGAGCGCCGTGCTCACCGTCGCGGCGAGCCAGACGATCGCGGAGCACTTCCTGCCGCGCTGGATGGCCGCTTTCCAGGAGCGTGCCGGAGCCGGTGCCACGCTCCGACTCGCCTCCGGCAACTCCGCGTTCGTCATCGACCAGGTGCGTCGGGGCGAGGCCGCCATCGGCCTCATCGAGACGCCGGAGATCCCGAACGACCTGGCCTCGGCGACGATCCGCGAGGACTCCCTGGTCGTGGTGGTCTCGCCGCAGCACCCCTGGGCCGCCCGCGCGGAGCCCCTCGCCGCCGCGGAGCTCGCCGCCACTCCGCTGATCGTGAGGGAGGCCGGATCGGGAACGAGGCGGACCCTCGAACTCGCGCTGAACGCCCTGGGGCAGGAGCAGCCGATGCCCGAGCCCCGCGCCGTCCTCTCGACGACCAGCGCGATCCGGGCCGCCGTCGCAGCCGGTGTCGCCCCGGCGGTCGTGAGTCTCGCCACCGTCGAGGACGACCTTGCCCGGGGCATCCTGCGCCGTGTCCCCGTCACCGGTCTCGCGCTCACCCGACCGCTGACGGCCCTCTGGCGACGCTCGCTACCGCTGCCTCCCCTCGCCGAGGATCTCTTCGCGACCCTCCGGGCCTGA
- a CDS encoding YeiH family protein codes for MTERTSSTATASPAPGTGFSARLPGLGLALGIAIVATVVGRFVPLVGAPVTAIVLGVALATIRRPGARFAPGITTASKFILQLSVVVLGSQLSLAEIGRVGLESLPVMLGTLLVCGIAAYLLGRALGIIGDLRTLIGVGTGICGASAIAAVTPVIGAVSIDVAYAISTIFLFNVAAVLLFPVLGHALGLSQHAFGLFAGTAVNDMSSVVATATTYGPAATQFAVVVKLVRTLMIIPIALLLSAWAGRRISGREGGDQVALGGAPQRRRPNVFRLVPWFLIGFVVVAAANSIGLIPQSTHAPLSAVSIFLITVALAAIGLSTDLAGFRRAGARPLLLGGLLWVVVSVTSLGLQLGFGLT; via the coding sequence ATGACCGAGCGCACCTCCTCCACCGCGACCGCGAGCCCCGCCCCGGGCACCGGTTTCTCCGCCAGACTCCCCGGCCTGGGCCTCGCCCTCGGGATCGCGATCGTCGCGACCGTCGTCGGCCGCTTCGTCCCGCTCGTCGGCGCCCCGGTGACGGCGATCGTCCTCGGCGTGGCACTGGCGACGATCCGACGCCCCGGCGCCCGGTTCGCGCCCGGGATCACGACGGCGAGCAAGTTCATCCTGCAGCTCTCCGTCGTGGTGCTCGGCTCTCAACTCTCCCTCGCGGAGATCGGCCGCGTCGGCCTGGAATCGCTTCCGGTGATGCTCGGCACGCTGCTCGTCTGCGGGATAGCCGCCTACCTCCTGGGGCGGGCCCTGGGCATCATCGGAGACCTCCGGACCCTGATCGGCGTCGGCACGGGGATCTGCGGCGCTTCGGCGATCGCGGCCGTGACGCCGGTGATCGGCGCGGTCAGCATCGACGTCGCCTACGCGATCTCGACGATCTTCCTCTTCAACGTCGCGGCGGTCCTGCTCTTCCCCGTCCTCGGCCACGCCCTGGGACTCAGCCAGCACGCCTTCGGTCTCTTCGCGGGCACCGCGGTCAACGACATGTCCTCCGTCGTCGCCACCGCCACCACCTACGGGCCGGCCGCGACGCAGTTCGCCGTCGTCGTCAAGCTCGTCCGGACCCTCATGATCATCCCGATCGCCCTGCTTCTCTCGGCGTGGGCGGGACGCCGGATCAGCGGTCGCGAGGGCGGTGACCAGGTCGCCCTCGGAGGCGCCCCTCAGCGACGGAGGCCCAACGTCTTCCGCCTCGTCCCCTGGTTCCTGATCGGATTCGTCGTCGTGGCCGCAGCCAACTCCATTGGGCTCATCCCGCAGTCGACGCACGCCCCTCTCAGCGCGGTGTCGATCTTCCTCATCACCGTCGCCCTCGCCGCGATCGGGCTGTCGACCGATCTCGCGGGGTTCCGGCGGGCAGGAGCACGACCCCTGCTCCTCGGCGGGCTGCTCTGGGTCGTCGTCTCGGTCACGAGCCTCGGCCTGCAGCTCGGCTTCGGTCTGACCTGA
- a CDS encoding glycoside hydrolase family 27 protein — MTRARLTTPPRGWNSWDAFGTTVTEEEVLDNARWMHDHLLPADWDTIVVDIQWAEAVTGSHGYRPVSEPTLDHHGRPQPAVNRFPSAADGRGFGPLAGAVHDLGLRFGVHMMRGIPRSAVDAGLPVAGTDVTADRIADRDAFCTWNPDNYGVDLDHPAGQAWYDGLVAMLAGWGVDLIKLDDVLFPYRERDIEAYALAIERSGRDIALSLSPGRQLSLERAEHLGAHADLWRVSDDLWDTWDDLREQFQRAARWAPFAGDGRWPDLDMLPLGRIGIRAERGDDRQSRLTPDEQRSMLTLWAIARSPLFLGGHLPDTRPELLALLADPLLQRLSQEGSGQREIVRDSDFVVWRSRIGSETAVAVFSLAGPQRLTFSRGDLGLPTSDGTAPVTVDVAEHGVELLLFGPGAE, encoded by the coding sequence ATGACCCGCGCACGACTGACCACGCCCCCGCGCGGCTGGAACAGCTGGGACGCCTTCGGCACGACCGTGACCGAGGAGGAGGTCCTCGACAACGCCCGCTGGATGCACGACCACCTGCTCCCCGCCGACTGGGACACGATCGTGGTCGACATCCAGTGGGCCGAAGCGGTCACCGGGAGCCACGGCTACCGCCCCGTGTCCGAGCCGACCCTCGACCATCACGGACGCCCGCAGCCCGCCGTGAACCGCTTCCCGTCGGCGGCCGACGGACGAGGATTCGGCCCGCTCGCCGGAGCCGTGCACGACCTGGGCCTCCGCTTCGGCGTGCACATGATGCGGGGCATCCCGCGGTCCGCCGTCGACGCGGGGCTCCCCGTCGCGGGCACCGACGTGACCGCCGATCGGATTGCCGACCGCGACGCCTTCTGCACCTGGAACCCCGACAACTACGGGGTGGACCTCGATCATCCGGCCGGTCAGGCCTGGTACGACGGCCTCGTGGCGATGCTGGCCGGCTGGGGCGTCGACCTCATCAAGCTCGACGACGTCCTCTTCCCCTACCGCGAGCGCGACATCGAGGCGTACGCGCTGGCCATCGAGCGGTCGGGACGCGACATCGCCCTGAGCCTGTCGCCGGGGCGGCAGCTGTCGCTGGAGCGCGCGGAACACCTCGGTGCCCACGCCGACCTCTGGCGCGTGAGCGACGACCTCTGGGACACCTGGGACGACCTCCGCGAGCAGTTCCAGCGCGCGGCACGCTGGGCCCCCTTCGCCGGCGACGGGCGCTGGCCCGACCTCGACATGCTGCCGCTCGGGCGCATCGGCATCCGGGCCGAGCGCGGCGACGACCGCCAGTCGCGGCTGACGCCGGACGAGCAGCGGAGCATGCTGACCCTCTGGGCGATCGCCCGGTCGCCGCTCTTCCTCGGCGGGCATCTGCCGGACACCCGACCGGAGCTGCTCGCCCTCCTGGCCGACCCGCTCCTGCAGCGCCTCAGCCAGGAGGGGTCAGGTCAGCGGGAGATCGTGCGCGACAGCGACTTCGTCGTCTGGCGAAGCAGGATCGGGTCGGAGACGGCCGTCGCTGTCTTCTCCCTCGCGGGGCCGCAGCGACTGACCTTCTCCCGCGGCGACCTCGGCCTCCCGACGTCCGACGGGACGGCACCGGTGACCGTCGACGTCGCGGAGCACGGCGTCGAGCTGCTGCTCTTCGGGCCGGGCGCGGAGTAG
- a CDS encoding sugar porter family MFS transporter: protein MVTHTSGGAQRVALPALVSGPHTKRLGTVAVIATFGGLLFGYDTGVINGALTSMEKSLGLTPTSEGIMVAAILVGAAVGAFFIGRISDAFGRKPTINTLAVLFFFAALACVLAPTWEFLTGARFFLGIAVGGASVTVPVFLAELAPTEQRGGLVSRNELMIVSGQLAAFAINAVIGSVWGEHDNVWRSMLSVAVLPAIALFIGMMRVPESPRWLIAKGRDDDALNVLEQIRSHDRAVAEMAEVRELAEEEKEAKSARIADLLAEPWLRKILFIGIGLAIAQQLTGINSIMYYGTKVLEESGFSQQGALIANVGAGVIAVVAMLVALRIINRVGRRTMLIFGFAGVALFHLLIGLSSLLLPQGTVRAVVVLVFVICFVGTMQGTIGPLVWLMLSEIFPLRLRGVGMGLTVLILWLTNFLVSLLFPILVAGIGISTTFFVFAVLNAASLVFAVTRVPETNGRSLEQLEEDFSTGAIYTVKSGTPAPKGTTTA from the coding sequence GTGGTCACCCACACGTCAGGAGGCGCCCAGCGGGTCGCCCTCCCCGCACTCGTCTCGGGGCCGCACACGAAGCGACTCGGCACGGTCGCGGTCATCGCCACCTTCGGCGGCCTCCTCTTCGGCTACGACACCGGCGTGATCAACGGCGCGCTCACGTCGATGGAGAAGAGCCTCGGCCTGACGCCGACCAGCGAGGGCATCATGGTCGCCGCCATCCTCGTCGGCGCGGCCGTCGGTGCCTTCTTCATCGGCCGCATCTCCGACGCGTTCGGCCGCAAGCCGACGATCAACACGCTCGCGGTCCTCTTCTTCTTCGCGGCGCTCGCCTGCGTCCTCGCGCCGACCTGGGAGTTCCTGACCGGGGCGCGCTTCTTCCTCGGCATCGCGGTCGGCGGTGCGTCGGTCACGGTGCCCGTCTTCCTCGCCGAGCTCGCCCCCACCGAGCAGCGCGGCGGCCTCGTGAGCCGCAACGAGCTGATGATCGTCTCGGGGCAGCTCGCCGCCTTCGCCATCAACGCCGTCATCGGCAGCGTCTGGGGTGAACACGACAACGTCTGGCGCTCCATGCTGTCGGTCGCGGTCCTCCCGGCCATCGCCCTGTTCATCGGCATGATGCGGGTGCCCGAGAGCCCGCGCTGGCTCATCGCCAAGGGCCGCGACGACGACGCCCTGAACGTCCTCGAGCAGATCCGCAGCCACGACCGCGCCGTCGCCGAGATGGCCGAGGTGCGCGAGCTGGCCGAGGAGGAGAAGGAGGCGAAGAGCGCCCGCATCGCCGACCTCCTCGCCGAGCCGTGGCTCCGGAAGATCCTCTTCATCGGCATCGGCCTCGCCATCGCCCAGCAGCTCACCGGGATCAACTCGATCATGTACTACGGCACGAAGGTGCTGGAGGAGTCCGGCTTCTCGCAGCAGGGCGCCCTGATCGCGAACGTCGGGGCCGGAGTCATCGCCGTCGTCGCGATGCTGGTCGCGCTCCGCATCATCAATCGGGTCGGCCGCCGCACGATGCTCATCTTCGGGTTCGCCGGCGTCGCCCTCTTCCACCTCCTGATCGGTCTCTCGTCGCTCCTGCTGCCGCAGGGCACGGTCCGAGCGGTCGTCGTGCTCGTCTTCGTCATCTGCTTCGTCGGCACGATGCAGGGCACGATCGGTCCGCTGGTCTGGCTGATGCTCTCCGAGATCTTCCCGCTGAGACTCCGCGGCGTCGGCATGGGGCTCACGGTGCTGATCCTCTGGCTGACCAACTTCCTCGTGAGCCTCCTCTTCCCGATCCTGGTCGCCGGAATCGGCATCTCGACCACCTTCTTCGTCTTCGCCGTGCTCAACGCCGCCTCGCTCGTGTTCGCCGTGACGCGGGTTCCCGAGACGAACGGCCGCTCGCTCGAGCAGCTCGAGGAGGACTTCAGCACCGGCGCCATCTACACGGTGAAGTCCGGCACGCCCGCCCCGAAGGGAACGACGACCGCATGA
- the iolC gene encoding 5-dehydro-2-deoxygluconokinase, producing MTTTTDTTPDDVLTIGRIGVDLYPQQSGVPLERVETFSKSVGGSATNVAIAAARHGRRSGVITRTGADPFGRYIVEELGRLGVSTRFISTVAGLNTPVTFCEIFPPDDFPLYFYRQPTAPDLVIDPSELDLGAVERAGVYWATVTGLSAEPSREAHHVAWRARARRPLTVLDLDYRPMFWSSPEAATTEVARALEHVTVAVGNREECEIAVGETDPERAADALLERGVELAIVKQGPKGVLAKTREERVEVPAHLVEVINGLGSGDGFGGALCHGLLEGWSLDRTLRFANAAGGIVATRFECSTAMPTTAEVEAVLKESLHV from the coding sequence ATGACGACGACCACCGACACGACGCCCGACGACGTCCTCACCATCGGTCGCATCGGCGTCGACCTCTACCCGCAGCAGTCCGGCGTGCCGCTGGAGCGGGTCGAGACGTTCAGCAAGTCCGTGGGCGGAAGCGCCACCAACGTCGCGATCGCGGCCGCCCGGCACGGTCGGCGGTCGGGAGTCATCACGCGGACGGGCGCCGACCCGTTCGGCCGCTACATCGTCGAGGAGCTCGGCCGTCTGGGCGTCTCCACGCGCTTCATCTCGACCGTCGCCGGGCTCAACACCCCGGTCACCTTCTGCGAGATCTTCCCGCCCGACGACTTCCCCCTCTACTTCTACCGTCAGCCGACGGCTCCCGATCTCGTGATCGACCCCTCCGAGCTCGACCTCGGCGCCGTCGAGCGGGCCGGCGTCTACTGGGCCACCGTCACGGGCCTCAGCGCCGAGCCGAGCCGCGAGGCTCATCACGTCGCCTGGCGGGCCCGCGCCCGTCGGCCTCTCACCGTCCTCGACCTCGACTACCGGCCGATGTTCTGGAGCTCCCCCGAGGCCGCGACGACCGAGGTCGCCCGGGCCCTGGAGCACGTGACCGTCGCCGTCGGCAACCGCGAGGAGTGCGAGATCGCCGTCGGCGAGACCGACCCGGAGCGGGCCGCCGACGCGCTGCTCGAGCGGGGTGTCGAGCTCGCGATCGTCAAGCAGGGGCCGAAGGGGGTCCTCGCCAAGACGCGCGAGGAGCGCGTCGAGGTCCCCGCCCACCTGGTCGAGGTCATCAACGGGCTCGGCTCGGGCGACGGCTTCGGCGGCGCCCTCTGCCACGGGCTCCTCGAGGGCTGGTCGCTCGACCGCACCCTCCGCTTCGCCAACGCAGCCGGTGGGATCGTCGCCACGCGCTTCGAATGCTCGACCGCGATGCCCACGACCGCCGAGGTCGAGGCCGTGCTGAAGGAGTCCCTCCATGTCTGA
- a CDS encoding Cgl0159 family (beta/alpha)8-fold protein, translated as MSDRVVSDADFERLRSVRASAPHRIAEILAGRNRPAPLGENGRLLIVAADHPARGALGVRGDSGAMADRYDLLRRLVTALGRPGVDGVLGTPDILDDLALLGALDGKVVVGSMNRGGLQGASFEMDDRFTAYSAESIAASRFDFAKLLVRVNLSDAGTAATLEATARAVTESAALRLPIMLEPFLSSWVDGRIVNDLTTDAVIRSVAIASGLGESSAYSWLKLPVVDGMERVMASTTLPTLLLGGDPAGAPVETYARWSDALALPGVRGLVVGRTLLYPEDGDVARAVDIAAGLVHAPVAAGT; from the coding sequence ATGTCTGACCGGGTCGTCTCCGACGCCGACTTCGAGCGGCTCCGCTCCGTGCGCGCCTCCGCGCCGCACCGCATCGCCGAGATCCTGGCCGGCAGGAACCGCCCCGCCCCCCTCGGCGAGAACGGTCGCCTCCTCATCGTCGCGGCCGACCACCCGGCCCGCGGCGCGCTCGGAGTGCGCGGCGACTCCGGCGCCATGGCCGACCGCTACGACCTCCTCCGCCGCCTCGTCACGGCTCTCGGCCGCCCCGGTGTCGACGGCGTGCTGGGCACCCCCGACATCCTCGACGACCTGGCGCTCCTCGGAGCCCTCGACGGCAAGGTCGTCGTCGGCAGCATGAACCGTGGCGGCCTCCAGGGCGCCTCGTTCGAGATGGACGACCGCTTCACCGCCTACTCGGCCGAGAGCATCGCCGCCTCGCGGTTCGACTTCGCCAAGCTGCTCGTGCGCGTCAACCTGTCGGACGCGGGCACGGCGGCGACCCTCGAGGCGACCGCGCGCGCCGTCACCGAGTCGGCGGCCCTGCGGCTCCCGATCATGCTGGAGCCCTTCCTGAGCTCGTGGGTCGACGGCCGGATCGTGAACGATCTCACGACGGACGCCGTCATCCGGTCCGTGGCGATCGCCTCGGGGCTCGGCGAGTCGTCGGCCTACAGCTGGCTCAAGCTCCCCGTCGTCGACGGGATGGAGAGGGTGATGGCCTCGACCACGCTCCCGACGCTCCTGCTCGGCGGCGACCCCGCGGGCGCTCCCGTCGAGACCTATGCCCGCTGGTCCGATGCCCTGGCCCTGCCCGGGGTCCGCGGCCTCGTCGTGGGTCGCACCCTGCTCTACCCGGAGGACGGCGACGTCGCCCGCGCCGTCGACATCGCGGCCGGCCTCGTCCACGCGCCCGTCGCCGCGGGCACCTGA